Proteins co-encoded in one Desulfatiglans sp. genomic window:
- a CDS encoding response regulator codes for MNSPIAVIDTLFTLAAFIALPILLILKHRKISTDIKILISSLLLLNILYGLCLLFEWTGVTNILDPYEDLIGALIPMMWAFIFYAIIQNISGLELKESEWQKRLLEKQLLQTQKLEALGTLAGGIAHDFNNILSIIFGYIELAQLDITDPAQVRVDLSEMKNAAFRARDLVNHILAVSRRAEEKRQHIRLRDVVNEAIKLLKSTIPSTITVTAHVDSEKIVFADSSQMHQVIMNLCTNAYHAMKASGGELVVRLSDVEIREGAVFPLPDMKPGPYIRLAVTDTGHGMDDETMAKIFDPYFTTKGVGEGTGLGLSIVHGIVTRHDGYIHVESRKDEGSSFYVYFPVAGMEPDKDAIEPVMPLSGSEHLMIIDDETGITDVTSRILKGHGYSVTVFNRGKSAYEDFCKNHKAYDVIITDMSMPEINGLELTKKMREIDPDKPVIICSGFSDLINREHLSEVGIYYMAKPVVMGDLMKTIRGIFDNRVTQPST; via the coding sequence ATGAATAGCCCCATTGCTGTAATAGATACCCTTTTTACCCTTGCCGCTTTTATAGCCCTGCCGATACTCTTAATCTTAAAACACCGGAAAATCTCGACTGACATCAAAATTCTTATTTCATCCCTTCTCCTATTAAACATACTTTATGGCCTGTGCCTCCTTTTTGAGTGGACAGGGGTAACTAATATCCTTGATCCCTATGAGGATCTTATTGGCGCTCTTATACCAATGATGTGGGCCTTTATCTTTTATGCCATCATACAGAATATCTCCGGGCTGGAATTAAAGGAAAGCGAATGGCAAAAAAGACTCCTTGAAAAGCAGCTGCTACAGACCCAGAAGCTGGAGGCACTTGGCACGCTTGCCGGGGGCATTGCCCATGATTTTAATAACATACTTTCAATCATATTCGGATACATTGAGCTTGCCCAGCTTGATATAACTGATCCTGCACAGGTGAGAGTTGATCTTTCCGAGATGAAGAATGCAGCCTTCAGGGCAAGGGACCTGGTCAACCATATACTTGCTGTAAGCAGGAGGGCAGAGGAGAAGAGGCAACATATCAGGTTAAGGGACGTGGTCAACGAGGCAATAAAACTGCTCAAGTCTACAATCCCTTCAACAATAACCGTCACCGCACATGTCGATTCGGAAAAGATTGTATTTGCAGATTCATCCCAGATGCACCAGGTGATCATGAACCTCTGTACAAATGCATATCATGCCATGAAGGCATCAGGCGGGGAGCTTGTTGTCAGACTCTCGGATGTAGAAATAAGGGAGGGAGCTGTGTTTCCTTTACCTGATATGAAGCCAGGCCCATACATCAGGCTTGCAGTTACAGATACAGGGCACGGGATGGATGATGAGACAATGGCAAAGATATTTGACCCCTACTTTACCACCAAGGGGGTGGGGGAGGGGACCGGGCTTGGCCTTTCAATAGTACACGGGATAGTCACACGCCATGATGGTTATATCCATGTGGAGAGCAGAAAGGATGAGGGTTCCTCATTTTATGTCTATTTCCCTGTAGCAGGTATGGAGCCGGATAAAGATGCTATTGAACCGGTGATGCCATTATCCGGGAGCGAACACCTGATGATTATTGATGATGAGACCGGCATTACTGATGTAACATCAAGGATACTTAAGGGACACGGATACAGTGTAACAGTATTCAACAGGGGAAAATCTGCATATGAAGATTTTTGTAAAAATCATAAGGCTTATGATGTCATTATCACTGACATGTCAATGCCTGAGATAAACGGCCTTGAACTGACAAAAAAGATGCGGGAGATTGATCCGGATAAACCTGTAATCATATGCAGCGGCTTCAGCGACCTGATAAATAGGGAACACCTGTCAGAGGTGGGTATTTACTATATGGCAAAGCCTGTTGTAATGGGAGATCTTATGAAAACGATCAGGGGAATTTTTGATAACAGGGTTACTCAGCCTTCTACATAG
- the pgaB gene encoding poly-beta-1,6-N-acetyl-D-glucosamine N-deacetylase PgaB codes for MIRLLLARVRLLILIACLLPAGLSIAAQTTKKPAWTGDFVALCYHDVADIPDDPDGMTISVNNLIHHFSWLREHGFSSISIDDLLAAQRNEHSLPEKAVMITFDDGYASFYHRVLPLLKAFEMRAVLALEGSWLDAPEGSMVKYGTEIMPRERFLSWEQLSEIVDSGLVEIASHGYGLHYGKIANPQGNTQPALVTRRYYSENGAYEPEEDYLNRIRIGLTANSDLIEKRLGIRPRVMVWPFGRYNIPALEIARDLGMPITITLEHDMNILSDLSRINRYIIDADQPLDDLVRDLRRDSFESVHRAVQVDLDYIYDPDPDQQEHNLGKLIERIYRLKISTVYLQAFADPDGDGVADALYFSNRHLPVRADLFNRVAWQLKTRAHVEVFAWLPVLSYRIGDKSWMVQSEGRPANSPEHGMYPRLSPFDIRARNAILDVYEDLARYADFEGLMFHDDGVFDDFEDAHPDALKYYIQELGLPDTISQIRENSSNNKLWTRAKTEYLIKFTDDIAARVSKWRPRLKTARNIFATPVLQPDSEAWFAQSLPLFLGHYDYVCLMAMPYMEKADNRVKWMDDLVQKVKGYDKGLKKTVFILQTRDWSDGNRQIPEKEIVATMNRLQRQGALHFGYYPEDFHIGHPRLEILKPAFSLQSFIYRP; via the coding sequence ATGATTCGTTTGCTCCTTGCCCGGGTCAGATTACTGATATTGATTGCATGCCTGTTGCCGGCAGGTTTATCCATTGCAGCGCAGACTACAAAAAAACCTGCATGGACAGGAGATTTTGTGGCCCTATGTTACCATGATGTAGCAGATATTCCTGATGACCCCGATGGAATGACTATATCAGTGAATAATCTCATACACCATTTCAGCTGGTTGCGAGAACATGGCTTTAGCTCTATCAGTATAGATGACCTGCTTGCAGCACAGCGCAATGAGCACAGTCTCCCTGAAAAGGCTGTAATGATAACCTTTGATGATGGGTATGCCAGTTTTTACCACAGGGTATTGCCCCTGCTTAAGGCATTTGAAATGAGGGCGGTGCTTGCACTGGAAGGAAGCTGGCTTGATGCCCCTGAAGGTAGCATGGTAAAGTATGGAACAGAGATTATGCCCAGAGAGCGTTTTTTAAGCTGGGAGCAGTTGAGTGAAATAGTAGATTCCGGTCTTGTTGAGATTGCAAGCCACGGGTATGGCCTGCATTATGGCAAAATAGCAAACCCGCAGGGAAACACACAGCCTGCCCTTGTTACCAGACGCTATTATTCTGAAAATGGAGCCTATGAGCCTGAAGAAGATTATCTAAACCGTATCAGGATTGGTCTTACCGCGAACAGCGACCTTATTGAAAAAAGGCTTGGAATTCGGCCGCGAGTCATGGTCTGGCCCTTTGGCCGCTATAACATACCAGCCCTTGAAATAGCACGTGATCTTGGCATGCCAATTACAATAACACTTGAACATGATATGAACATTCTCTCTGATCTGTCACGTATAAATCGTTATATTATAGATGCGGATCAACCGCTCGATGATCTTGTGAGAGACCTGCGCAGGGATTCTTTTGAATCTGTTCACAGGGCTGTGCAGGTTGATCTTGATTACATATATGACCCTGACCCGGATCAGCAGGAGCATAACCTAGGAAAGCTCATAGAGCGGATATACAGGCTTAAGATATCAACAGTTTATTTGCAGGCATTTGCAGACCCTGACGGTGATGGCGTTGCTGATGCCCTCTATTTTTCTAACCGCCATCTCCCTGTGCGGGCTGATCTTTTTAACCGGGTGGCATGGCAATTAAAAACAAGAGCGCATGTGGAGGTGTTTGCATGGCTTCCTGTGCTTAGCTACAGGATAGGAGACAAGAGCTGGATGGTACAATCAGAGGGCAGGCCAGCTAACTCGCCTGAGCATGGGATGTATCCCCGTCTTTCTCCATTTGATATCAGGGCCCGCAATGCTATTCTTGATGTATATGAAGATCTTGCTCGATATGCAGATTTCGAGGGGCTCATGTTTCATGACGACGGTGTGTTTGATGATTTTGAAGATGCGCATCCGGATGCGCTGAAATATTACATTCAAGAGCTTGGACTTCCTGACACTATTTCACAAATCAGGGAAAATTCGAGTAATAATAAACTTTGGACACGTGCAAAAACAGAATACCTTATAAAATTTACTGATGATATTGCTGCCAGGGTGAGCAAATGGAGGCCAAGGCTCAAGACAGCGCGAAACATATTTGCCACCCCTGTGCTACAGCCGGATTCGGAGGCATGGTTTGCTCAGAGTCTTCCCCTTTTCCTTGGTCATTATGATTATGTTTGTTTAATGGCCATGCCCTACATGGAAAAGGCGGATAACAGGGTAAAGTGGATGGATGATCTTGTGCAAAAGGTAAAGGGCTACGATAAAGGCCTCAAAAAGACAGTTTTTATTTTACAGACGCGTGACTGGAGTGATGGCAACAGGCAGATTCCTGAAAAGGAGATCGTTGCCACAATGAACCGTCTTCAGAGACAGGGAGCGCTTCATTTTGGCTATTACCCGGAGGATTTCCATATTGGCCATCCCCGCCTTGAGATATTAAAACCTGCATTTTCATTGCAGTCATTTATTTACAGGCCATAA
- the pgaA gene encoding poly-beta-1,6 N-acetyl-D-glucosamine export porin PgaA, translating to MILFKCLYLHSKHAFLKNIIIALLCVFILTWSLACTAGDTGIILSRQKAVDLARHGDYRGAIDILDPLFQLNPDNIDLIYDYIAVQSWAEDDTGAAALIKNINMTKAPLFVVEAGAKSLRRLKNWDEAIKVYKMGISRFPEHLQMKAGLILTLTDSGQTKEAMELANEMVIRNPDIIDFYMVLAYAAEANNEPFIALKACQDVLAKNEGHREARYRQIMLLNKLEAFARAYELALQYPDALTPEEMIRLQGDANAMAVRWGGLPPVSDAERFIDCRHALELIEKTLDLPGCQGPEGLNCQIQARFDRMAAWNDCAQPQKVVEEYERLAGEGVNLPGYVLEAAAGAMLNVRRPEDAFELYCKALEINPKSYQGRTGLFFTLIERENYSDAISHIDKTVPDQPVWLYPGGSRVPRSNWRRQAVETYAALGRFFGDDLAEAEHRFTLMRNEAPANPDLLRELGTIYLSRGWPRRSQNVLQLGLALSPEHRGLRTGKAESHLSCRQYREAETEIAALLEEYPENSQVQRLDRSWRVHNMRELRVDTTISSGNGNIYGDKEWEISTKVFSQPVNYNYRIFAGYSHSQAQFLEGDGFLNSYSMGMEYLSPNLEATIGTGFNDSTSNHAGLWADGLWHLDDYWSIPFGIEKYSRDTPLRAIHNKIRANAINMGVNFRAHEGSALSLGGQFMDFSDGNKRTRLTLSGTQRLLTLPRHKVRAFGEISASNNSRSGGPYFNPDSDLGITGGLEHLWRIYRRYEKSFHQRVRLSGGNYWQQGYGSSYTMGLEYSFIIELGNRFSITYGAGRNRSVYDGKPERSNNAFISLNWRF from the coding sequence TTGATATTATTTAAATGCCTTTACCTTCACAGTAAGCATGCCTTTTTAAAGAATATCATTATTGCCCTTTTATGTGTCTTTATCCTTACATGGTCACTGGCATGTACAGCCGGAGATACAGGTATAATATTATCCAGACAAAAGGCCGTTGATTTAGCCCGGCATGGAGATTACAGGGGTGCGATTGATATACTTGATCCCCTATTTCAACTTAATCCGGACAATATCGACCTCATTTACGACTATATTGCTGTCCAGAGCTGGGCAGAGGATGACACTGGTGCAGCAGCCCTGATAAAAAATATTAACATGACAAAGGCCCCGCTGTTTGTAGTTGAGGCAGGCGCCAAATCTCTTCGCAGGCTTAAAAATTGGGATGAGGCAATCAAGGTATACAAGATGGGTATAAGTCGCTTCCCTGAACATCTGCAGATGAAAGCAGGCTTAATATTAACCCTGACAGATTCAGGGCAGACTAAAGAGGCCATGGAACTGGCAAATGAAATGGTCATCAGGAACCCTGACATAATTGATTTTTATATGGTTCTTGCCTATGCGGCTGAGGCAAACAATGAACCTTTTATAGCTCTTAAGGCCTGCCAGGATGTTCTTGCAAAAAATGAAGGCCACAGAGAGGCGAGGTACAGGCAGATCATGCTCCTTAATAAACTTGAAGCATTTGCAAGGGCTTATGAACTGGCCTTGCAGTACCCGGATGCTTTAACACCAGAAGAGATGATAAGATTGCAGGGAGATGCAAATGCAATGGCCGTACGCTGGGGGGGGCTGCCACCAGTCTCTGATGCAGAAAGGTTTATTGACTGTCGGCATGCCCTGGAGCTGATTGAAAAGACCCTCGATTTACCAGGATGCCAGGGGCCAGAGGGTTTAAACTGCCAAATTCAGGCGCGCTTTGACCGCATGGCAGCATGGAATGACTGCGCGCAGCCTCAAAAGGTAGTAGAGGAATATGAACGCCTTGCAGGAGAGGGGGTAAACCTGCCCGGGTATGTGCTGGAGGCAGCAGCAGGGGCCATGCTTAATGTGCGCAGGCCGGAAGATGCATTTGAACTTTATTGCAAGGCCCTTGAGATTAACCCTAAATCCTATCAGGGGCGAACAGGCCTCTTTTTTACGTTGATAGAAAGAGAGAATTATTCTGATGCCATAAGCCACATTGACAAAACAGTGCCTGATCAGCCTGTGTGGCTCTATCCGGGTGGAAGCAGGGTGCCCCGTTCGAACTGGCGCAGGCAGGCTGTAGAGACATACGCAGCCCTTGGCCGCTTTTTTGGAGATGACCTTGCCGAGGCAGAGCATCGTTTTACATTAATGAGAAATGAGGCACCTGCCAACCCGGATCTGCTACGTGAACTGGGCACGATTTATCTTTCAAGGGGATGGCCAAGGCGATCCCAGAATGTATTGCAACTTGGACTTGCACTATCGCCAGAACACAGGGGTCTACGCACAGGCAAGGCAGAATCGCATCTTTCTTGCAGGCAATACAGAGAGGCTGAGACAGAAATTGCGGCGCTTCTTGAGGAATATCCTGAAAACAGCCAGGTGCAGCGTCTTGACAGATCCTGGCGGGTGCATAACATGCGTGAGCTCAGGGTGGACACAACCATCAGCAGCGGGAATGGTAATATATACGGGGATAAGGAGTGGGAGATCTCAACAAAGGTGTTCAGCCAGCCTGTAAACTACAACTACAGGATCTTTGCCGGTTACAGCCATTCTCAGGCCCAGTTTTTAGAGGGTGATGGTTTTCTTAACAGTTACAGTATGGGCATGGAATATTTATCTCCAAATCTTGAGGCCACTATTGGCACAGGGTTTAATGACAGCACCTCCAACCATGCTGGTCTGTGGGCAGATGGCCTGTGGCACCTTGATGATTACTGGTCCATACCCTTTGGCATTGAAAAATACAGCCGTGACACGCCCCTGCGAGCAATACATAACAAGATCAGGGCCAATGCCATAAATATGGGTGTAAATTTCAGGGCGCATGAAGGAAGCGCTCTCTCCCTTGGTGGGCAGTTCATGGATTTCAGTGATGGAAACAAACGTACCAGGCTCACATTATCAGGCACGCAGAGATTGCTTACCCTCCCCAGACACAAGGTCAGGGCATTTGGTGAGATATCAGCATCAAATAACAGCAGGTCAGGCGGGCCATACTTTAATCCTGATTCTGATCTGGGAATTACCGGGGGGCTTGAGCATCTCTGGCGTATTTACCGCCGCTATGAAAAATCATTTCACCAGAGGGTGCGCCTCTCGGGTGGAAATTATTGGCAGCAGGGATACGGAAGTAGTTATACAATGGGACTTGAATACTCATTTATTATTGAGCTTGGCAACCGCTTTAGTATTACATATGGGGCAGGTCGCAATCGAAGCGTCTATGATGGGAAACCAGAGCGGTCCAACAATGCATTTATATCTCTGAACTGGAGGTTTTAA
- the pgaC gene encoding poly-beta-1,6 N-acetyl-D-glucosamine synthase, with product MTYPITDILLSFAYYYPLFMAYLWLVGAIYFYVRWERGQGRPDQPPVLTAYPSATIIVPCYNESNNIIETIEALEEITYPSFEIIAVNDGSSDDTGEILNELSERCPHLRVLHLATNQGKAMALRTASLIAKSEFLVCIDGDAILDKNSITWIMSHFLSGPRVGAVTGNPRIRTRSTLLGRIQVGEFSAILGLIKRAQRIYGRVFTVSGVVSAFRRSAIHRVGYWGNDMMTEDIDISWRLQLNHWDIRFESRALCWILMPETLRGLWKQRLRWAIGGDQALLRYLPRVLKWKSRRMWGVCLEYFISILWGYTVLTVVTLWVLGLFFDLPENIIVVSLVPTWPGMVLAMTCLLQFAVSLWLDRHYDQKLFRNYFSMVWYPVVFWIINWLTSVVALPKTIMRPRGKRARWITVDRGIQADSKEEGVEI from the coding sequence ATGACATACCCCATTACTGATATACTGCTTAGTTTTGCCTATTATTATCCTCTTTTTATGGCATACTTATGGCTTGTGGGGGCCATCTATTTCTATGTCAGGTGGGAGCGGGGCCAGGGGCGGCCAGATCAGCCGCCGGTCCTTACCGCCTATCCGTCTGCTACAATAATTGTGCCCTGTTATAATGAATCAAATAATATTATTGAGACAATAGAGGCGCTTGAAGAGATAACCTACCCCTCTTTTGAAATTATTGCTGTAAATGATGGAAGCTCTGATGATACCGGGGAGATACTTAATGAATTGAGTGAACGCTGCCCCCACCTGAGGGTGCTGCACCTTGCAACAAATCAGGGCAAGGCAATGGCCCTGCGTACAGCTTCACTCATTGCAAAGTCGGAGTTTCTTGTATGCATAGATGGTGATGCCATCCTGGATAAAAACTCCATTACATGGATTATGAGCCATTTTTTATCCGGCCCCCGTGTCGGAGCAGTTACAGGAAACCCCCGCATCAGAACCAGATCAACCCTCTTGGGGCGCATTCAGGTTGGCGAGTTTTCTGCCATACTGGGGCTTATTAAACGCGCCCAGAGGATCTATGGCCGTGTATTTACTGTTTCAGGCGTGGTCAGCGCATTCCGCCGATCTGCTATTCACCGGGTTGGATACTGGGGTAATGATATGATGACCGAAGACATAGATATAAGCTGGCGGTTGCAGCTTAACCACTGGGACATAAGATTTGAATCGCGCGCCCTGTGCTGGATACTCATGCCTGAAACTCTGCGGGGTTTATGGAAACAGCGGCTCAGATGGGCAATAGGCGGTGATCAGGCCCTGTTACGTTATCTGCCAAGGGTGCTTAAATGGAAATCAAGGCGTATGTGGGGGGTATGTCTTGAATATTTTATCAGTATCCTCTGGGGTTATACAGTGCTTACAGTGGTAACTCTCTGGGTATTGGGCCTGTTTTTTGATTTACCGGAAAATATAATTGTTGTTTCGCTGGTACCGACATGGCCCGGAATGGTTCTGGCAATGACCTGTCTTTTACAGTTTGCGGTAAGCCTCTGGCTTGACAGGCATTATGATCAAAAACTTTTCCGCAACTATTTCAGTATGGTCTGGTACCCGGTAGTCTTCTGGATTATCAACTGGCTCACCTCAGTTGTGGCCCTACCAAAAACCATTATGAGGCCGCGCGGCAAAAGGGCCAGATGGATTACTGTAGATCGCGGGATACAGGCCGATAGCAAAGAGGAAGGTGTGGAGATATGA
- a CDS encoding rubrerythrin family protein: MSNQSTQNLKAAFAGESQANRRYLAFAKKADEEGYPNIARFFRAAAQSETFHAFNHLKAMDGIKSTLENAKEAWQGEKDEFTDMYPQFMDQAKKEQNNAAFKTFFWANEAEKVHGSFYEKAVKALEKGTDMPLNDVYVCSVCGFTVEDTPPEKCPVCGQPKERFEKVK; the protein is encoded by the coding sequence ATGTCTAATCAGTCTACACAAAACCTGAAAGCAGCCTTTGCAGGCGAATCACAGGCAAACAGGCGTTATCTGGCCTTTGCAAAAAAGGCAGATGAAGAGGGCTACCCCAATATTGCCAGATTCTTCAGGGCCGCTGCACAGTCAGAGACCTTTCATGCATTCAACCACCTGAAGGCTATGGATGGAATCAAATCCACTCTAGAGAATGCTAAAGAGGCATGGCAAGGTGAAAAGGATGAGTTCACAGATATGTATCCCCAGTTCATGGATCAGGCAAAAAAGGAGCAGAACAATGCTGCGTTTAAGACCTTTTTCTGGGCAAATGAGGCAGAAAAGGTGCATGGCAGCTTTTATGAAAAGGCAGTAAAGGCACTTGAAAAGGGTACGGATATGCCGCTTAATGATGTCTATGTCTGTTCAGTATGCGGGTTTACAGTAGAGGATACCCCACCGGAAAAGTGCCCGGTATGCGGTCAGCCAAAGGAAAGGTTTGAAAAGGTAAAATAG
- the pgaD gene encoding poly-beta-1,6-N-acetyl-D-glucosamine biosynthesis protein PgaD codes for MKSLIIERPEKQSAAQRFGFGLLTIAFWGLFAYFIRPVLTLGAWVVGLWRFQDVMIEAHGIEHLGRLLLLYGVIILCMALVLIAWSFYNLFRYGHNEKRINQPQPVTVEMLGDFFKVAPEKIKAWQEMKNITLGFNPDGSLLAEEHNTTKKPV; via the coding sequence ATGAAATCGTTGATTATTGAAAGGCCGGAAAAGCAGTCTGCTGCCCAACGTTTCGGTTTTGGGCTGCTTACTATAGCCTTCTGGGGCCTTTTTGCCTATTTTATCCGACCTGTTTTGACCCTTGGTGCATGGGTGGTCGGTTTATGGCGTTTTCAGGATGTCATGATTGAGGCGCATGGTATTGAACATCTGGGGCGGCTACTATTATTATACGGGGTCATTATATTATGCATGGCCCTGGTGCTTATTGCCTGGAGTTTTTACAACCTCTTCAGGTATGGTCATAATGAAAAACGCATTAATCAGCCCCAGCCTGTTACAGTAGAGATGCTCGGAGATTTTTTCAAGGTTGCCCCTGAAAAGATTAAAGCATGGCAGGAGATGAAAAATATCACACTGGGTTTTAATCCTGATGGAAGCCTTCTTGCTGAAGAACATAATACTACAAAAAAACCAGTTTAA
- a CDS encoding transcriptional regulator, with product MTEKIFEKFFQRLCDASPIASQTDLAKTLNLSRAAISQQCKKNNVPKSWILELSQKYNLNPEWLVKGVPPINLSQDNFHDKFVEVPKVVARLSAGHGSFETEPEHKEFYSFRKDWLSKKGNAKEMVLMDIVGNSMEPELKEGDTVLIDQSQKAILAGAIYAAGLEDTIMVKRVEKRPNKLVLISENSNYQDIVFEGEEMNSVRIIGKVIWICRELN from the coding sequence ATGACAGAAAAAATATTTGAAAAGTTTTTCCAAAGACTTTGTGATGCATCACCAATTGCATCTCAAACGGATTTAGCAAAAACGTTGAATCTCAGCAGAGCGGCAATCTCTCAGCAGTGTAAAAAAAACAATGTACCAAAAAGTTGGATTCTTGAGTTATCCCAAAAATACAATCTGAATCCGGAATGGCTTGTAAAAGGGGTACCTCCTATAAATCTGAGCCAGGATAATTTTCATGATAAATTTGTTGAAGTACCAAAAGTAGTGGCCAGACTTTCTGCAGGACATGGTTCTTTTGAAACAGAGCCAGAGCATAAAGAGTTTTATTCATTCAGAAAAGACTGGCTAAGTAAAAAAGGTAATGCAAAAGAAATGGTTTTAATGGATATAGTTGGAAACAGTATGGAACCTGAACTCAAAGAGGGAGACACTGTTTTAATAGATCAGTCACAAAAGGCAATATTGGCAGGTGCCATATATGCTGCTGGTCTTGAAGACACAATAATGGTAAAAAGGGTAGAAAAACGGCCTAATAAACTGGTTCTTATCTCAGAAAATAGTAACTACCAGGATATTGTTTTTGAAGGGGAAGAAATGAATAGTGTGCGAATTATCGGAAAAGTGATATGGATTTGCAGGGAATTAAATTGA
- a CDS encoding YdbL family protein, protein MKKISYKLLLALISILIICSSNLYAQGIKERMQDRLPAVVELKKAGVVGENAQGYLEFVGADKKGEDTVTAENDDRKKVYEAIAKQSETTIELVGQRRAKQIAEKADPGEWLKDEAGKWYQK, encoded by the coding sequence ATGAAAAAAATATCATACAAATTATTGCTGGCTTTAATTTCAATATTGATAATATGTTCATCAAACCTTTATGCACAGGGCATTAAGGAGAGGATGCAGGATCGCCTGCCTGCTGTTGTTGAGCTTAAAAAGGCAGGAGTTGTAGGGGAGAATGCCCAGGGATACCTTGAATTTGTGGGCGCAGACAAGAAAGGCGAAGATACTGTTACAGCAGAAAATGATGACCGCAAAAAGGTGTATGAGGCGATTGCAAAACAATCAGAGACAACTATAGAACTGGTGGGGCAGAGAAGGGCCAAACAGATAGCTGAAAAGGCCGACCCTGGCGAATGGCTCAAGGATGAGGCCGGCAAGTGGTATCAGAAATAA
- a CDS encoding B12-binding domain-containing radical SAM protein translates to MKILLIVPPIQDYYDTGIRHFPLGLLYLKAAINHFHPDVDIKIIDFHHDRGKRSIPVPRELKNTKRYFGKNDLSPFSSFYHYYHFGKEFDPIVDEITSFNPVLVGIASMFTTYYFEVQEIASRLKRECPHIKIVLGGAHASIMAEEIIKDGCADYVVIGEGEQAMVELVSYLKGKMEIHDVSSIAYKDNSQIIVNPIKNYAIDKIPSPVDRDFDYSAYRVKDKPMCMILTSRGCPYQCSFCTTYRVFGRGYRQREVDSIISEMNLYYEKGINFFDFEDDNLTLNRGFIIDLCGRIEEAFRPDKPILTAMNGVSYWHLDQEILNAMKDAGFVSVNLSLVSRDRNSDLLRPMDVEKLKEIAWLAYEMGFDVTGYYILGLPGQSVEQMIGSLELLASLPLTVGASPFYLLPGSRLAEGISFDRERMIKARLTALGGNAQDVYTLFILSRIINFIKTLPVTRDMDIGEVLRIPSQGREAIGKTILERFFKNGEFHVCLSGERFELNKGINPSILNHLGTTIKTIMAKSGHIIKLVFL, encoded by the coding sequence TTGAAAATATTACTCATTGTTCCCCCAATACAGGATTATTACGATACGGGGATACGCCATTTTCCTTTGGGGCTGTTATATCTCAAGGCTGCCATTAACCATTTTCACCCGGATGTTGATATAAAAATAATCGACTTTCATCATGATCGCGGGAAAAGATCTATACCTGTACCGCGTGAGTTGAAGAACACAAAAAGGTACTTCGGGAAAAATGACCTCTCTCCATTCAGCTCCTTTTACCATTATTACCATTTTGGCAAAGAGTTTGATCCAATCGTGGATGAAATCACTAGCTTCAACCCTGTCCTTGTTGGAATTGCCTCCATGTTCACCACCTATTATTTTGAGGTGCAGGAGATAGCATCAAGGCTTAAAAGAGAATGTCCTCATATCAAAATCGTTCTTGGCGGCGCCCATGCCTCAATTATGGCTGAAGAGATAATTAAGGACGGTTGTGCAGATTATGTGGTAATAGGCGAGGGTGAACAGGCCATGGTGGAGCTTGTCAGTTATCTAAAAGGGAAAATGGAGATTCATGATGTCTCCTCCATTGCCTATAAGGATAATAGCCAGATAATAGTTAATCCGATTAAGAATTATGCAATAGACAAGATACCATCTCCTGTGGACAGGGACTTTGACTATTCCGCTTACAGGGTCAAAGATAAACCTATGTGCATGATACTCACATCACGGGGTTGCCCATATCAGTGCAGCTTCTGCACAACATACAGGGTATTTGGCCGTGGTTACAGGCAGAGAGAGGTTGATTCCATCATAAGTGAGATGAACCTCTATTATGAGAAGGGGATAAATTTTTTTGATTTTGAGGACGATAACCTCACGCTGAACAGGGGTTTTATAATTGATCTCTGTGGCAGGATAGAGGAAGCTTTCAGACCTGATAAGCCCATACTTACTGCAATGAACGGTGTGTCATACTGGCACCTGGATCAGGAGATCCTTAATGCTATGAAAGATGCCGGGTTCGTTAGCGTTAATTTATCACTGGTATCAAGGGACAGAAACAGCGATCTCTTAAGACCAATGGATGTGGAGAAGTTAAAAGAGATTGCATGGCTTGCATATGAAATGGGTTTTGATGTGACCGGTTACTATATCCTGGGGCTTCCCGGTCAATCTGTTGAACAGATGATAGGCTCCCTTGAACTACTTGCATCATTACCCCTTACAGTAGGAGCAAGCCCATTTTATCTGCTGCCCGGTTCAAGGCTTGCAGAGGGTATAAGCTTTGACCGTGAAAGGATGATAAAGGCAAGGCTTACTGCGCTTGGGGGAAACGCACAGGATGTCTACACACTGTTCATATTGAGCCGCATCATCAATTTTATAAAAACGCTTCCTGTAACCAGGGATATGGATATAGGTGAGGTGTTGCGCATACCATCTCAGGGGCGTGAAGCTATTGGAAAAACCATCCTTGAAAGATTTTTTAAGAATGGCGAATTCCATGTGTGCCTTTCAGGGGAGAGATTTGAATTAAATAAAGGGATTAATCCTTCAATATTAAACCACCTTGGTACAACCATAAAGACGATCATGGCAAAAAGTGGCCATATTATTAAACTGGTTTTTTTGTAG